Genomic DNA from Corallococcus silvisoli:
TCAGCTTATTGAACAAGCGTTGCGCCAGGGGAACAGAAGTCTCCTGGGTGGCGGCCTTTGTCGACGCGACCGGTTGCGTCGTGGTCGGGGCCGCCACGGGCACCGGGGGCGCGATCTGCGAGGCCACCTGCTCCAGCGTGTTGAGCAGGAGCGTGCGTGGGTGCAGCTCCTGGTTCAGCTCCTTCCGGACGCGCATCACGACCTGGAAGGACAGGAGCGAGTGCCCGCCGATGTTGAAGAAGTTGTCGTGCACGCCCACCTGCGCGATGCCGAGCACTTCCCTCCAGATGCGCGCCAGGTGCTTCTCCGTCTCCGTGCGCGGCGCGACGAAGGCGTCCTCGACGGGCCGCGCGGTGCCCGCCGGAGGCGGCAGGGCTTTGCGGTCCACCTTGCCGTTGGGCGTGAGCGGCAGGGCCTCCAGCTCCACGAAGTGCTGCGGCACCATGTACTGCGGCAGCTGCGAGCGCAGGTGCTTGCGCAGCTCCGTGTCCGTGTAGGCCTCTCCCGGCTTCGTCACCAGATACGCGACGAGGCGGCGGTCTCCGGGGCGGTCCTCGCGGACGAGGGAGACGGCCTGGGCGAGAGAGGGGTGGGAGGC
This window encodes:
- a CDS encoding AMP-binding enzyme — protein: ASHPSLAQAVSLVREDRPGDRRLVAYLVTKPGEAYTDTELRKHLRSQLPQYMVPQHFVELEALPLTPNGKVDRKALPPPAGTARPVEDAFVAPRTETEKHLARIWREVLGIAQVGVHDNFFNIGGHSLLSFQVVMRVRKELNQELHPRTLLLNTLEQVASQIAPPVPVAAPTTTQPVASTKAATQETSVPLAQRLFNKLKRNLPGRSD